The bacterium genome contains the following window.
GCTTCCCACGTGCACGTCGAGCGGATGGTAGTCGATCATTTTACCGTCCAGCGCCGCGCGGTCGAGCGTCGTCTGGTAGGGCGGGGCGTGGAAGAGCCAGATCGAACGCGACTGGTCCTCGTCGCCGGCGATCCGCGCCAGATCCTTGGCGATCGTCGCCCAGCGGACGACGTGCGGTTCGACCGGAGTCGAACGCCACCCCTCCTCGGGCGACACGCAGCCGGCGCCGACGAAGCGCGACACGTCGTAGAGCTCCCAGTCCTTGAGGCCGAACGGCGTCGGCGGGACGATCGCGTAGCCCCGCACCGCGAACTGCCCGAACGGGACCGTGCGGTCGTGGACGTAGGTCAACAGGCCGCGCGTCTCGAGACGCCGCACGTCCTCCTCGTAGCTGCGCGGGTCGTCGTTGCCGAGGATCGCGAAGACGGGCGGGTAGGCGGC
Protein-coding sequences here:
- a CDS encoding metallophosphoesterase → MTCFFASDLHGDRSRYAKLFARIRAERPAAVFLGGDLLPSGFGAVGDLPGERFVEELLGGGLAELRRDLGAAYPPVFAILGNDDPRSYEEDVRRLETRGLLTYVHDRTVPFGQFAVRGYAIVPPTPFGLKDWELYDVSRFVGAGCVSPEEGWRSTPVEPHVVRWATIAKDLARIAGDEDQSRSIWLFHAPPYQTTLDRAALDGKMIDYHPLDVHVGSIAVRRFIEARGPAVTLHGHVHESARITGAWRDRLGGAEMFGAAHDGPELALVSFDPARPRDAARRLL